A genomic segment from Triticum dicoccoides isolate Atlit2015 ecotype Zavitan chromosome 1A, WEW_v2.0, whole genome shotgun sequence encodes:
- the LOC119311111 gene encoding uncharacterized protein LOC119311111: MLHDKMSDLVFIKFNSKLKDKKLNKRKDPIEKQVVDVLEDDENEWITGVVPNGDEEQGEDQDQEILYASSHAGPGTSAINPLKRKRGVYGKKKKKMIPVTPQEDLLSASSASESDDDEDTDMSSGSDM; this comes from the coding sequence ATGCTGCATGACAAGATGAGTGACCTTGTTTTCATCAAGTTCAACTCCAAACTGAAGGACAAGAAACTAAACAAACGCAAGGACCCCATTGAGAAGCAGGTGGTAGATGttttagaagatgatgagaatgaaTGGATCACTGGTGTAGTGCCAAACGGTGATGAAGAACAAGGTGAAGATCAAGATCAAGAAATTCTGTATGCAAGCTCGCATGCTGGACCAGGAACTTCTGCTATTAATCCACTTAAAAGGAAGAGGGGTGTCTatggtaagaagaagaagaagatgatcccTGTTACTCCTCAAGAAGATCTGCtctctgcttcctctgcttcagaaagtgacgacgacgaggacactGACATGAGTTCTGGTTCTGACATGTGA